The Bacillota bacterium genome window below encodes:
- a CDS encoding alanine--glyoxylate aminotransferase family protein, whose product MNDDAGHDPLGFARRLEERLVFTPGPTEVAEEVRRAMALPVANSDLDPDFARLYRTTCRRLGELMHTSNDVLILAGEGLLGLEAAVASLVEPGDRVLCLANGLYGRGFADFARDWGAEVTLFEADDREPLDAGRLESFLARQPEGFALATLVHCETPTGLLNPVDRLLPVLKRHGILTVMDSVSAIGAAPLESDAWGADVVLGGSQKALSAPPGLAFLSVSPAAWERMRRRRRPVPGVYLNLWRWHEEWLGQGIFPYTPSTSDVYALHEAARRALDEPEGERLARHERLARAMRAAVRAAGLELYPREAAASPSVTAWLVPEPLRPREAELRERLWSGYGVMMAGSWGPAAGLVWRAGHMGENARPEKGERFVAALAALLREAGWPMPGDPLAAYREALTGA is encoded by the coding sequence ATGAACGACGACGCCGGCCACGATCCGCTGGGCTTCGCGCGACGCCTGGAAGAGCGGCTGGTCTTCACCCCGGGCCCCACCGAGGTGGCGGAGGAGGTCCGGCGCGCCATGGCCCTGCCCGTGGCCAACTCGGATCTCGACCCCGACTTCGCCCGCCTCTACCGGACGACCTGCCGGCGGCTGGGCGAGCTGATGCACACCTCGAACGACGTCCTCATCCTGGCGGGCGAGGGCCTGCTGGGGCTGGAGGCGGCCGTCGCCTCGCTGGTGGAGCCGGGCGACCGCGTCCTCTGCCTGGCCAACGGGCTCTACGGGCGGGGCTTCGCCGACTTCGCCCGCGACTGGGGGGCGGAGGTGACGCTCTTCGAGGCGGACGACCGGGAGCCACTGGACGCCGGGAGACTGGAGAGCTTCCTGGCGCGCCAGCCGGAGGGCTTCGCCCTGGCCACCCTGGTCCACTGCGAGACGCCCACGGGGCTCCTCAACCCCGTCGACCGGCTCCTGCCGGTCCTGAAGCGCCACGGCATCCTGACCGTCATGGACAGCGTCTCGGCCATCGGGGCGGCGCCGCTGGAGAGCGACGCCTGGGGGGCGGACGTGGTCCTGGGCGGCTCGCAGAAGGCGCTCTCGGCGCCGCCGGGGCTGGCCTTCCTCAGCGTCAGCCCGGCCGCCTGGGAGCGGATGCGCCGGCGCCGGCGCCCCGTCCCCGGCGTCTACCTCAACCTCTGGCGATGGCACGAGGAGTGGCTGGGCCAGGGGATCTTCCCCTATACGCCCTCCACCTCGGACGTCTACGCGCTCCACGAGGCGGCCCGGCGGGCGCTGGACGAGCCGGAGGGGGAGCGCCTGGCCCGCCACGAGCGCCTGGCGCGGGCGATGCGGGCGGCCGTGCGCGCGGCCGGCCTGGAGCTCTACCCGCGGGAGGCGGCGGCCTCCCCCTCGGTCACCGCCTGGCTTGTCCCCGAGCCGCTCCGGCCGCGCGAGGCCGAGCTGCGCGAGCGGCTCTGGAGCGGGTACGGCGTGATGATGGCGGGGAGCTGGGGGCCGGCGGCCGGCCTCGTCTGGCGCGCGGGCCACATGGGCGAGAACGCCCGCCCGGAGAAGGGCGAGCGCTTCGTCGCGGCGCTGGCCGCGCTCCTGCGCGAGGCGGGCTGGCCGATGCCGGGCGACCCCCTGGCGGCCTACCGGGAGGCGCTGACGGGCGCCTGA
- a CDS encoding response regulator transcription factor, which translates to MIRLLLVDDHEVVRRGLRSILQVDPELEVAGEAATAEEALEQARRLRPNVVLLDLRLPGAGGLEACRRLLAEEPEVRVIILSAFDQLEDIRQAFLAGARGYVLKNADGGSLIRHIRAVAAGEVILDPQLTGRVMNLMRPPTEGTEPLTERELEVVRLVAAGLTTREIARRLYLHENTVKTHVQHAMSKLGAANRAELAAEATRRGLV; encoded by the coding sequence ATGATCCGTCTCCTGCTGGTGGACGACCACGAGGTGGTGCGGCGCGGCCTGCGCTCCATCCTCCAGGTGGATCCCGAGCTGGAGGTGGCCGGCGAGGCGGCGACGGCCGAGGAGGCGCTGGAGCAGGCGCGCCGTCTCCGCCCGAACGTGGTGCTGCTGGACCTGCGCCTGCCCGGCGCCGGCGGCCTGGAAGCCTGCCGGCGCCTCCTGGCGGAGGAGCCGGAGGTCCGCGTCATCATCCTCTCTGCCTTCGACCAGCTGGAGGACATCCGCCAGGCCTTCCTGGCCGGGGCCCGCGGCTACGTCCTGAAGAACGCCGACGGGGGCAGCCTCATCCGCCATATCCGCGCGGTGGCCGCGGGCGAGGTGATCCTCGACCCGCAGCTGACCGGGCGCGTCATGAACCTGATGCGCCCGCCGACCGAGGGAACGGAGCCGCTGACGGAGCGGGAGCTGGAGGTGGTGCGCCTGGTGGCGGCGGGCCTGACCACGCGCGAGATCGCGCGCCGCCTCTACCTGCACGAGAACACCGTCAAGACCCACGTCCAGCACGCCATGAGCAAGCTGGGCGCGGCCAACCGCGCCGAGCTGGCCGCCGAGGCGACCCGCCGGGGGCTGGTTTGA
- a CDS encoding glycerol-3-phosphate acyltransferase, translating into MTLLGYLLGSLLPARWVVRRVRGRSPEELGENPGGNAAWRLAGPLAGMTVLLADMAKGALPLLLARLTGLEGWWLVPVAVAPTAGHNWPLYTRFRGGRGLAAALGTLFVLAPYEMVPAAALGALAALLTRRMPFVGYVGFPAGLLLLAFHGPTPRTVTALAVMVAVLLRQLGWGRSRSWGAMFR; encoded by the coding sequence TTGACCCTCCTCGGTTACCTGCTCGGCTCGCTCCTGCCGGCGCGCTGGGTGGTGCGCCGCGTGCGCGGGCGGTCGCCGGAGGAGCTGGGGGAGAACCCTGGCGGCAATGCGGCCTGGCGCCTGGCGGGCCCTCTGGCCGGGATGACGGTCCTCTTGGCGGACATGGCCAAGGGCGCGCTGCCGCTCCTTCTGGCGCGGCTGACGGGGCTGGAGGGCTGGTGGCTCGTGCCCGTGGCGGTGGCGCCCACGGCCGGCCACAACTGGCCTCTCTACACGCGCTTCCGCGGCGGGCGCGGGCTGGCGGCCGCGCTGGGGACGCTCTTCGTGCTGGCGCCCTACGAGATGGTGCCTGCGGCGGCGCTGGGGGCGCTGGCCGCCCTCCTGACGCGACGCATGCCTTTCGTCGGCTACGTCGGCTTCCCGGCGGGGCTGCTCCTCCTGGCCTTCCACGGGCCCACACCGCGGACCGTCACCGCCCTGGCCGTGATGGTGGCCGTCCTCCTCCGGCAGCTGGGTTGGGGGAGGAGCCGCTCCTGGGGCGCCATGTTCCGCTGA
- a CDS encoding IclR family transcriptional regulator, whose amino-acid sequence MSPSPTPPIGSLARALRLLEQFTARQDVWGVRELALATGMSKATVSKVMATLRAYGYVVQDPVSRRYRLGPAFISLGRVASRKLNVVGAARPLLERLAAETGETAVLMLRAGMRSVCVATAEAPQPIRVAATVGRYASLHAGASNKPILAFLGDEEIEEYIASPFFVPRGPRSIAEAEALRAHLAEIRQRGFATSESEVEPGVSACGAPVFDAAGEVVGAVSITGPSDRLNGEAMAAAAGYVRRAAEDLSRALGWRGENGRARGAEERSGEIEGGGVYVAATGPHRAGGGRAGGAAPGRLRRR is encoded by the coding sequence GTGTCTCCCTCGCCGACTCCGCCCATCGGCTCGCTGGCCCGGGCGCTCCGGCTGCTGGAGCAGTTCACCGCGCGCCAGGACGTCTGGGGCGTCCGCGAGCTGGCGCTGGCCACGGGCATGAGCAAGGCCACCGTCTCCAAGGTGATGGCCACGCTGCGCGCGTACGGCTACGTCGTCCAGGACCCGGTCAGCCGGCGCTACCGGCTGGGGCCCGCCTTCATCTCGCTGGGACGCGTGGCCTCGCGGAAGCTGAACGTGGTCGGCGCCGCGCGGCCGCTCCTGGAGCGGCTGGCGGCCGAGACCGGGGAGACGGCGGTGCTCATGCTCCGCGCCGGCATGCGCTCGGTCTGCGTGGCGACGGCCGAGGCGCCGCAGCCCATCCGGGTGGCGGCCACCGTCGGCCGCTACGCCTCGCTTCACGCGGGCGCCTCCAACAAGCCGATCCTGGCCTTTCTCGGCGACGAGGAGATCGAGGAGTACATCGCCTCGCCCTTCTTCGTGCCGCGAGGGCCGCGCTCCATCGCGGAGGCGGAGGCGCTGCGGGCCCATCTGGCCGAGATCCGGCAGAGGGGCTTCGCCACCAGCGAATCCGAGGTGGAGCCGGGGGTGAGCGCCTGCGGCGCCCCCGTCTTCGACGCCGCGGGCGAGGTGGTGGGCGCCGTCAGCATCACCGGGCCCTCGGACCGGCTGAACGGCGAGGCGATGGCGGCGGCGGCCGGATACGTCCGGCGGGCGGCGGAGGATCTCAGTCGCGCGCTCGGCTGGCGCGGCGAGAATGGCCGCGCGCGGGGGGCGGAAGAGCGGTCCGGAGAGATCGAAGGAGGCGGGGTCTATGTGGCGGCGACTGGGCCGCACCGGGCTGGTGGCGGTCGCGCTGGCGGCGCTGCTCCTGGCCGGCTGCGGCGGAGGTAG
- a CDS encoding 4Fe-4S binding protein, protein MAYRFRSNGSACIQCGVCMDVCPVRALDMTRPRFAGPEGRDGSRQEVAPGEAPYPWMTVFPIQVGECTGCMICAQECPVNIITIERVDGPVALAPSQGPQAAEPEEDGAWHPLSSYTRATARRTTLSNPWGSRPRWRTRSTLLPKGGRGR, encoded by the coding sequence GTGGCCTACCGGTTCCGGAGCAACGGCTCGGCCTGCATCCAGTGCGGCGTCTGCATGGACGTCTGCCCGGTGCGAGCGCTGGACATGACCCGGCCCCGCTTCGCCGGCCCGGAGGGCCGGGACGGCTCCCGGCAGGAAGTCGCCCCCGGAGAGGCCCCCTACCCGTGGATGACGGTCTTCCCCATCCAGGTGGGCGAGTGCACGGGCTGCATGATCTGCGCCCAGGAATGCCCGGTCAACATCATCACCATCGAGCGCGTCGACGGGCCGGTGGCCCTGGCCCCTTCGCAGGGGCCGCAGGCGGCCGAGCCGGAGGAGGACGGAGCCTGGCATCCGCTTTCCAGCTACACCCGCGCCACGGCCCGCCGCACGACGCTCTCCAACCCGTGGGGCTCGCGGCCGCGCTGGCGGACCCGCTCCACCCTGCTTCCGAAAGGGGGACGAGGACGATGA
- a CDS encoding ABC transporter substrate-binding protein — MWRRLGRTGLVAVALAALLLAGCGGGSSSSSGNAGSSGGTGQQQSTGAGTASSQAGGTITIGINADPPNLDPAGSTALVDRYVQNSIFDKLYDVDANLKVVPVLAASLPEISADGKTYTIHLRQGIQFTDGTPFNADAVIYNLKRYMSPDSARHSELSFVSDVQKVDDYTVRIVLSKPFSPLLYTLTDRAGMMGSPAAIQKEGANFGQHPVGTGPFMFESRIKGDQIVLVRNPHYWQKGLPKADKVVWKVVTDDNVKVVNLKAGQLDIIDTVPAQSVGDLQSNSAFRVDIGPGLGFQGLYLNVQQPPFNNVYLRRAVDLAIDRAALVKVVFGQTADPGYGPFPAGTPAEAASGTPPAVDLAKVKQLLAQGGHPNGFTFTLKIATSPVNQQVAQVLKNMLAQAGITMNIQQEEFGTLLDDSTKHNFQASALGWSGRPDPDGNIYSWFYTGGSLNDSGYSNPKVDQLLDQARATSDMTQRVALYTQVMEIIHQDVPYVYLYFPKNVKAFTAQLKGFVNVPDGIIRTAQLGK, encoded by the coding sequence ATGTGGCGGCGACTGGGCCGCACCGGGCTGGTGGCGGTCGCGCTGGCGGCGCTGCTCCTGGCCGGCTGCGGCGGAGGTAGCAGTAGCAGTAGCGGGAACGCCGGCAGCAGCGGCGGCACGGGTCAGCAGCAGAGCACGGGGGCGGGGACGGCTTCCTCGCAGGCGGGCGGCACGATCACCATCGGGATCAACGCCGATCCGCCCAACCTCGATCCCGCGGGATCGACGGCGCTGGTCGACCGGTACGTGCAGAACAGCATCTTCGACAAGCTCTACGACGTGGACGCCAACCTGAAGGTGGTGCCGGTGCTGGCGGCCAGCCTGCCGGAGATCTCCGCCGACGGGAAGACGTACACCATCCACTTGCGCCAGGGGATCCAGTTCACCGACGGGACGCCCTTCAACGCCGACGCGGTGATCTACAACCTGAAGCGGTACATGAGCCCCGACTCGGCACGGCATTCGGAGCTCTCCTTCGTCTCGGACGTGCAGAAGGTGGACGATTACACGGTCCGCATCGTGCTCTCCAAGCCCTTCAGCCCGCTCCTCTACACCCTGACCGACCGGGCGGGGATGATGGGCTCGCCCGCGGCCATTCAGAAGGAGGGGGCCAACTTCGGCCAGCACCCGGTGGGCACCGGGCCGTTCATGTTCGAGAGCCGCATCAAGGGCGACCAGATCGTGCTCGTCCGCAACCCGCACTACTGGCAGAAGGGGCTGCCGAAGGCGGATAAGGTCGTCTGGAAGGTGGTCACCGACGACAACGTCAAGGTGGTCAACCTGAAAGCGGGCCAGCTGGACATCATCGACACGGTGCCGGCCCAGTCGGTGGGCGACCTCCAGTCCAACTCCGCCTTCCGTGTCGACATCGGGCCCGGCCTCGGCTTCCAGGGGCTCTATCTGAACGTCCAGCAACCGCCCTTCAACAACGTCTACCTGCGGCGCGCCGTCGACCTGGCCATCGACCGGGCGGCCCTGGTGAAGGTGGTCTTCGGCCAGACCGCGGATCCGGGCTACGGGCCCTTCCCGGCGGGCACCCCGGCGGAGGCCGCTTCGGGCACGCCGCCGGCGGTCGACCTGGCCAAGGTGAAGCAGCTGCTGGCCCAGGGCGGCCACCCCAATGGCTTCACCTTCACGCTCAAGATCGCCACCTCCCCGGTCAACCAGCAGGTGGCCCAGGTGCTGAAGAACATGCTGGCGCAGGCGGGCATCACCATGAACATCCAGCAGGAGGAGTTCGGGACGTTGCTGGACGACTCGACGAAGCATAACTTCCAGGCCAGCGCCCTGGGCTGGAGCGGCCGTCCCGACCCCGACGGCAACATCTACAGCTGGTTCTACACGGGCGGATCGCTCAACGACTCGGGCTACTCCAACCCCAAGGTGGACCAGCTGCTCGACCAGGCGCGGGCGACCAGCGACATGACCCAGCGGGTGGCGCTCTACACGCAGGTGATGGAGATCATCCACCAGGACGTGCCGTACGTCTACCTGTACTTCCCGAAGAACGTGAAGGCGTTCACCGCCCAGCTGAAGGGCTTCGTCAACGTGCCGGACGGGATCATCCGGACCGCCCAGCTGGGCAAGTGA
- a CDS encoding ABC transporter permease — translation MDVPAAEAGAAGGAVARPVRSARLGLALRRFARNRLAVFGAVVVLLLVVTAALAPWLAPHSPYAQDYQALLQPPSAAHPLGTDDLGRDELARLIYGARISLEAGLISVGLAVAIGLPLGLFSGYVGGFWDEVVIGRLTDAMLAFPSLILALAIAAVLGPNLTNAMVAIGISMAPNYVRLIRGQVLAEREREYVEASRALGAGVGRQIFRHILPNVLSPLLVQASLGVASAVIAEASLSYLGLGTQPPTPSWGSMLRTAQGYLTTAPWLSYYPGLAIFLVVLAINLVGDGLRDLLDPRQRRRV, via the coding sequence ATGGACGTCCCGGCCGCCGAGGCGGGTGCCGCCGGCGGCGCCGTGGCCCGGCCGGTGCGGTCCGCGCGCTTGGGCCTGGCCCTGCGCCGCTTCGCCCGCAACCGGCTGGCCGTCTTCGGGGCGGTGGTCGTCCTCCTGCTGGTCGTCACCGCGGCGCTGGCACCCTGGCTGGCTCCGCACAGCCCCTACGCGCAGGACTACCAGGCGCTCCTCCAGCCGCCCTCGGCCGCCCACCCGCTGGGCACCGACGACCTGGGCCGGGACGAGCTGGCGCGCCTCATCTATGGCGCCCGCATCTCGCTCGAGGCGGGCCTCATCTCCGTCGGCCTGGCCGTGGCCATCGGTCTTCCGCTGGGGCTCTTCTCCGGCTACGTGGGAGGCTTCTGGGACGAGGTGGTGATCGGCCGCCTGACCGACGCCATGCTGGCCTTCCCCTCGCTCATCCTCGCCCTGGCCATCGCCGCCGTGCTGGGCCCCAACCTGACCAACGCCATGGTGGCCATCGGCATCAGCATGGCGCCCAATTACGTCCGCCTGATCCGCGGCCAGGTGCTGGCCGAGCGGGAGCGCGAGTACGTCGAGGCGAGTCGCGCGCTGGGCGCCGGCGTCGGCCGCCAGATCTTCCGCCACATCCTGCCCAACGTGCTCAGCCCGCTGCTGGTCCAGGCCTCGCTGGGCGTCGCCTCGGCCGTCATCGCCGAGGCCAGCCTCAGCTACCTGGGGCTGGGCACGCAGCCGCCGACGCCCAGCTGGGGCTCCATGCTCCGCACCGCCCAGGGCTACCTGACGACGGCGCCCTGGCTCTCGTACTATCCGGGCCTGGCCATCTTCCTGGTGGTCCTGGCCATCAACCTGGTCGGGGACGGCCTGCGCGACCTGCTCGACCCGCGCCAGAGACGGCGCGTCTGA
- a CDS encoding DegV family EDD domain-containing protein, which produces MRRTVEPLAVATDSVAALPAELAGELGVAVLPLTVTLDGVSYRDGIDLSPAAFYLRLVQSGGRALTSQPSAGEAHRFLKGLAERAERVLFLAVHGRLSGTARTVRMAAARLEEEAGPPRVEVVDTRTAAGAQALLATAAARAAGRGEGAEAVRRRVLELRRRVRFEGVLETLEYVARSGRVPWLAARAAGGLGVRLVIALRHGRLLPAGAVGSLEAGLERMLEHVEREVETEGGGEGARLHAAVLHAANAGLAEEARRRLERLRPTELWTAPMTPVIGAYTGPGALALAWYVEPAGRG; this is translated from the coding sequence GTGAGGCGGACCGTGGAGCCGCTGGCCGTGGCGACGGACAGCGTGGCCGCCCTGCCGGCCGAGCTGGCCGGCGAGCTGGGCGTCGCCGTCCTGCCGCTGACCGTCACCCTGGACGGGGTGAGCTACCGCGACGGGATCGACCTGAGCCCCGCGGCCTTCTACCTCCGGCTGGTCCAGAGCGGGGGCCGGGCGCTCACCTCGCAGCCCTCCGCCGGGGAGGCGCACCGCTTCCTGAAAGGGCTGGCGGAGCGTGCCGAGCGGGTCCTCTTTCTGGCGGTGCACGGGCGTCTCAGCGGCACCGCCCGCACCGTGCGGATGGCTGCCGCCCGCCTGGAGGAGGAGGCGGGGCCACCGCGCGTGGAGGTGGTGGACACGCGCACGGCGGCCGGGGCGCAGGCGCTCCTGGCCACCGCCGCGGCGCGGGCGGCGGGCCGCGGCGAGGGCGCGGAGGCGGTGCGGCGGCGCGTGCTGGAGTTGCGCCGGCGCGTCCGCTTCGAGGGCGTGCTGGAGACGCTGGAGTATGTGGCGCGGAGCGGGCGCGTCCCGTGGCTGGCCGCCCGGGCCGCCGGGGGGCTGGGCGTCCGCCTGGTGATCGCGCTGCGGCACGGGCGCCTCCTCCCCGCGGGGGCGGTCGGCAGCCTGGAGGCGGGGCTGGAGCGGATGTTGGAGCACGTGGAGCGGGAGGTGGAGACGGAGGGGGGCGGCGAGGGCGCCCGCCTGCACGCCGCCGTCCTCCACGCCGCCAACGCCGGGCTGGCGGAGGAGGCGCGGCGCCGGCTGGAGCGGTTGCGCCCGACGGAGCTCTGGACGGCGCCCATGACGCCGGTGATCGGTGCGTACACGGGCCCGGGCGCGCTGGCGCTGGCCTGGTACGTCGAGCCGGCGGGGAGGGGTTGA
- a CDS encoding ABC transporter permease, whose amino-acid sequence MWTHFLRRLMLAIPVLFLVSVMVFSLIHLIPGDPGRTILGPEATPDAVRAFDHRLGLDRPLPEQYLRWLLRVLHGDLGNSLVDGTPVSLLIAQRLPATAELAVGALLLAMLLAIPAGILSATRQGGWGDAAGTFLSLAGLSLPQFWLGLLLILYFAVRLHWLPASGYVPFFQDPVQNLKTMLLPIVVTGLRETAVTMRMMRSSLLDVLDQDYVRTARAKGLPPGAVILRHATRNALIPVVTTSGLQLAGLLGGLVITETIFVIPGFGRLIVDSILNRDFVTLQGAVLVSAVLVIAVNFLVDLLYTVLDPRIQLARGARA is encoded by the coding sequence ATGTGGACCCACTTCCTGAGGCGCCTGATGCTCGCCATTCCGGTGCTCTTCCTGGTGAGCGTCATGGTCTTCAGCCTCATCCACCTCATCCCGGGCGATCCGGGCCGGACCATCCTCGGCCCCGAGGCGACGCCCGACGCCGTGCGCGCCTTCGACCACCGCCTGGGGCTCGACCGGCCGCTGCCGGAGCAGTACCTGCGCTGGCTCCTGCGGGTGCTGCATGGCGACCTGGGCAACTCGCTGGTGGACGGCACGCCGGTCAGCCTCCTGATCGCCCAGCGCCTGCCGGCGACGGCCGAGCTGGCGGTGGGCGCGCTGCTGCTGGCGATGCTCCTGGCCATCCCGGCCGGCATCCTGAGCGCCACACGCCAGGGAGGCTGGGGCGACGCGGCGGGGACCTTCCTCTCGCTGGCCGGGCTCTCGCTGCCGCAGTTCTGGCTGGGGCTCTTGCTCATCCTCTACTTCGCCGTCCGCCTTCACTGGCTGCCGGCCTCGGGCTACGTCCCCTTCTTCCAGGACCCCGTCCAGAACCTGAAGACCATGCTCCTGCCCATCGTGGTGACGGGCCTGCGCGAGACGGCGGTGACCATGCGCATGATGCGCTCGAGCCTCCTGGACGTGCTCGACCAGGACTACGTCCGGACCGCGCGCGCCAAGGGCCTCCCGCCCGGCGCGGTCATCCTGCGCCATGCCACGCGGAATGCGTTGATCCCGGTGGTCACCACCAGCGGCCTGCAGCTGGCGGGCCTGCTGGGCGGGCTGGTGATCACGGAGACCATCTTCGTCATCCCGGGCTTCGGCCGCCTGATCGTGGACAGCATCCTCAACCGCGACTTCGTCACCCTGCAGGGGGCGGTGCTGGTCTCGGCCGTCCTGGTCATCGCGGTCAACTTCCTCGTCGACCTCCTCTACACGGTGCTGGATCCGCGCATCCAGCTGGCGAGGGGGGCGCGCGCATGA
- a CDS encoding DegV family EDD domain-containing protein translates to MQRVAIVSDSACDLPAGLAADLGIELAPVHTIIDGRDYRDRVDIPVREAYRALVERRAVSTAGASGQDFLEAYQRALERAESVICLSIGPSLSVTYRNALAARELLEEADITVVDSRSVLAPQGLVALAAARAAREGAGREEVLALIERLIDRTHMFFTADTLEFMARGGRLRMLEEELGSLEGQRPVLRVAADGWHAVGKAPSREASIEECLRRMHADLQAMGWRPGHPLRVVVDQALCEEEAEALLERLRREYRVEEGFLWEVSPTAGVHLGPGMLGVAYQLL, encoded by the coding sequence ATGCAGCGGGTGGCCATCGTCAGCGACAGCGCCTGCGACCTGCCGGCCGGGCTGGCCGCGGATCTGGGGATCGAGCTGGCGCCCGTCCACACCATCATCGACGGGCGGGACTACCGCGACCGGGTAGACATCCCGGTGCGCGAAGCCTACCGGGCGCTGGTGGAGCGGCGTGCGGTCAGCACGGCGGGCGCCTCGGGGCAGGACTTTCTGGAGGCTTACCAGCGGGCTCTGGAGCGGGCGGAGAGCGTGATCTGCCTCTCCATCGGACCCTCGCTCAGCGTCACCTACCGGAACGCGCTGGCTGCGCGCGAGCTCCTGGAGGAGGCCGACATCACGGTGGTGGACAGCCGCTCGGTGCTGGCCCCGCAGGGGCTGGTGGCGCTGGCGGCCGCCCGGGCGGCGCGCGAGGGCGCCGGCCGGGAGGAGGTGCTGGCGCTGATCGAGCGCCTCATCGATCGGACGCACATGTTCTTCACCGCCGACACGCTGGAGTTCATGGCCCGGGGCGGCCGCCTACGCATGCTGGAGGAGGAGCTCGGCTCGCTGGAAGGCCAGCGGCCGGTGCTGCGCGTGGCCGCCGACGGCTGGCACGCCGTGGGCAAGGCGCCCTCGCGCGAGGCGAGCATCGAGGAGTGCCTGCGGCGGATGCACGCCGACCTGCAGGCCATGGGCTGGCGGCCGGGCCATCCCCTGCGCGTGGTGGTGGACCAGGCGCTCTGCGAGGAGGAGGCGGAGGCGCTCCTGGAGCGGCTTCGCCGCGAGTACCGGGTGGAGGAGGGCTTCCTCTGGGAGGTGAGCCCCACCGCCGGCGTCCACCTCGGGCCGGGGATGCTGGGGGTCGCCTACCAGCTGCTCTAG